A single genomic interval of Penicillium psychrofluorescens genome assembly, chromosome: 2 harbors:
- a CDS encoding uncharacterized protein (ID:PFLUO_003655-T1.cds;~source:funannotate): MAIHPGVPTSSPSLAPQQARAITAWTEQAAASLQGLTLSESAPTTDGPPPNSTPTRSALRGATIGLSIPLDDEPQATGSPQQVKVVPAGETRPAPSVSFRRREPLRRDSLKRREAMLKGKDGSRRRQRWENDRLLHNPWAEPPSAKDWDIQPTYPRHDPMPYYLAPLWDVHYAHVADHNLAKRSAKATDNEKHHIPKELRLKLKHARAARGMLQDLEEEIRLFIRKWNEKQNLLLNEGLQDAPESSGTENDSEDEIVFVGRNGQMHDSPERQQKLRQLREEMSSHHERDGEKMVFESLVDDRAAGFGRWLVHSIASYYGLHTWSVTVGDPARREAYVGFRMPNPGSRTRLACGSETVIQPGQELPRPLYAQV; encoded by the exons atggcgaTCCATCCCGGTGTGCCTACCTCCTCCCCGAGCCTCGCGCCGCAGCAGGCCCGCGCCATCACCGCCTGGACGGAGCAAGCAGCGGCTTCACTCCAGGGGCTGACCCTCTCCGAGTCTGCTCCCACCACGGATGGACCCCCGCCGAACTCCACCCCGACGCGTTCCGCTCTGCGCGGTGCGACCATAGGCCTGTCAATTCCTCTGGACGATGAGCCCCAGGCCACCGGGTCCCCGCAACAGGTCAAGGTGGTGCCAGCCGGCGAGACCCGTCCCGCTCCGAGCGTCAGTTTCCGTCGTCGCGAGCCTCTGCGCCGAGATAGCCTGAAGCGACGCGAGGCCATGTTGAAGGGCAAGGACGGGAGCCGGCGCCGACAGCGTTGGGAGAATG ACCGTCTGCTGCACAACCCGTGGGCCGAACCGCCGTCTGCGAAGGACTGGGATATCCAGCCTACATACCCCCGGCACGACCCGATGCCCTACTACCTTGCGCCGCTCTGGGATGTTCACTACGCCCATGTGGCAGATCACAACTTGGCCAAGAGGTCTGCTAAGGCAACGGACAATGAGAAACATCACATCCCGAAAGAGCTCCGGTTGAAGCTGAAACACGCTCGTGCCGCGCGCGGCATGCTCCAGGActtggaagaggaaatcCGGCTCTTCAtcaggaaatggaatgaGAAGCAGAATCTCCTTCTGAACGAGGGCTTGCAGGATGCGCCCGAGTCGTCGGGCACGGAGAACGACTCGGAGGATGAGattgtcttcgtcggccgCAATGGGCAGATGCACGACTCTCCGGAGCGCCAGCAGAAGCTGCGACAGCTGCGCGAGGAGATGAGCTCGCACCATGAGCGGGATGGTGAGAAGATGGTATTTGAGAGTCTGGTCGACGACCGCGCGGCCGGGTTTGG ACGGTGGCTGGTCCACAGCATTGCCTCGTACTATGGCCTGCACACCTGGTCGGTCACCGTGGGCGATCCCGCCCGGCGCGAGGCGTACGTAGGTTTCCGTATGCCCAACCCCGGTAGCCGCACCCGACTCGCGTGTGGTTCCGAGACCGTGATTCAGCCGGGACAGGAGCTGCCGCGGCCCCTTTACGCGCAGGTGTGA
- a CDS encoding uncharacterized protein (ID:PFLUO_003651-T1.cds;~source:funannotate) produces MNRRSAASNYGEGPPAYLDRETSSFLSSEPESPTAASRHNGGATMRLLPSGGNDYNEDITGGSPGASPSHYASQYSEVGQPPDYADRYYQLPSATSPSRPGSSLGNPPNLPPLSTSLADPSVYPAIPPRTGSPTRPWSPGHVRPPSVSSVGYERADLNGSPRPGTPSSRYGGSPRRPLPPAPLFSRAPAGPGVDTSIDIGDGAGAEDPFGGGGRTINHNSRGSVRSFMSESTVMGDEKDEMEKINLEDGEDAEMIDPNLHYGPAPEKQGRRGVRDAHMAQKEVQLINGELILECKIPTILHSFLPRRDDREFTHMRYTAVTSDPDDFTNKGYKLRQQIGSTVRETELFICVTMYNEDEVGFTRTMHGIMRNISNFCSRTKSRTWGRDGWKKIVVCIVADGRKKVHPRTLNALAALGVYQEGIAKNIVNQKPVTAHVYEYTTQVSLDADLKFKGAEKGIMPCQVILCLKEHNQKKLNSHRWFFNAFGRALQPNICILLDVGTRPEPTALYHLWKAFDQDSNVAGAAGEIKAGKGKNMLGLLNPLVASQNFEYKMSNILDKPLESVFGYITVLPGALSAYRYFALQNDADGHGPLNQYFKGETLHGQDADVFTANMYLAEDRILCWELVAKREERWVLKFVKSAVGETDVPDSIPEFISQRRRWLNGAFFAAVYSIVNAKQIWSTDHTIARKILLHIEFVYQFLNLLFTYFGLANFYLAFYFIAGSLTDKQLDPFGHNIGLYVFTVLRYACVLVMCLQFIISMGNRPQGAKKLYLSGMIVYSFIMLYTIFCALYLVVKELMARAGLDHDSSFKISDTLMMNIVLSMLSTVGLYFYTSFLYLDPWHMFTSSAQYFLLLPSYICTLQVYAFCNTHDVTWGTKGDNVLNTDLGAANVINGSTVVIEMPSEQLDIDSGYDAALRNLRDRLEVPKPPVSDSQLQEDYYRAVRTYMVSVWMVANVILGMAVSEVYGIDSGGTNIYLAIILWSVAILAAIRATGSTIYAILNLVHKIVEGKTKFDAGNMTNFAPSSYGGSSLGMSSDSGVTSSRAPNYGGDSTMKDRFAEARWAVGRQLGKAMFWRS; encoded by the exons ATGAACCGTcgctccgccgcctccaatTACGGCGAGGGGCCTCCCGCCTATCTCGACCGCGAGacatcttcttttctctcttccgAGCCCGAGTCTCCGACTGCCGCCTCGCGTCATAATGGCGGTGCAACGATGCGCTTGCTACCTAGTGGTGGTAATGACTACAACGAGGATATAACCGGTGGTTCCCCGGGGGCATCGCCGTCTCATTATGCGTCCCAATACTCCGA GGTTGGACAGCCTCCAGATTACGCAGACCGGTACTATCAACTGCCAAGCGCAACTTCACCATCGCGACCAGGGTCGAGCCTGGGAAACCCTCCCAATCTTCCGCCTCTGTCAACCAGTCTAGCAGATCCTTCTGTGTATCCAGCAATTCCTCCCCGAACGGGCTCGCCAACCCGTCCATGGAGTCCCGGGCATGTTCGCCCGCCTTCCGTGTCGAGTGTCGGCTATGAGCGTGCAGACTTGAATGGCAGTCCGCGTCCAGGGACGCCTAGTTCCCGGTATGGGGGCAGCCCACGGCGTCCGTTGCCTCCCGCACCTTTGTTTTCAAGAGCACCCGCCGGCCCTGGTGTGGATACTAGCATTGATATTGGCGATGGAGCTGGTGCGGAGGACCCATtcggtggcggtggccgGACGATCAACCACAACTCGCGTGGCAGCGTGCGGTCTTTCATGAGTGAGTCGACAGTCATGGGtgatgagaaggatgagatggaaaagATCAAtctcgaggatggcgaggacgCCGAAATGATTGACCCCAATCTTCACTATGGTCCTGCTCCGGAGAAGCAAGGGCGACGTGGAGTCCGTGACGCCCACATGGCCCAGAAAGAAGTGCAATTGATCAACGGCGAGCTTATCCTAGAGTGCAAGATCCCCACCATCCTGCACAGTTTCCTCCCCCGCCGTGATGACCGAGAGTTCACCCACATGCGGTACACCGCCGTGACATCGGACCCCGACGATTTCACCAACAAGGGATACAAGCTTCGCCAGCAAATCGGCAGCACCGTGCGAGAAACCGAACTGTTTATCTGTGTGACCATGTACAACGAAGACGAGGTGGGCTTTACGCGCACCATGCACGGCATTATGCGcaacatctccaacttctGCTCGCGCACCAAGTCCCGCACCTGGGGGCGGGATggttggaagaagattgTTGTCTGCATCGTGGCCGACGGCCGCAAGAAGGTCCACCCGCGTACACTGAATGCATTGGCCGCGCTAGGCGTGTACCAAGAAGGCATTGCCAAGAACATCGTCAATCAAAAGCCGGTCACGGCACACGTCTACGAATACACCACCCAGGTATCGCTCGACGCGGATCTCAAGTTCAAGGGTGCCGAGAAGGGAATCATGCCCTGCCAGGTCATCTTGTGTCTGAAAGAACACAACCAGAAGAAACTCAACTCCCACCGATGGTTCTTCAACGCCTTTGGCCGTGCCCTGCAACCAAATATCTGTATTCTGCTCGATGTGGGAACCAGGCCTGAGCCGACAGCCTTGTACCACTTGTGGAAAGCCTTTGACCAGGATTCCAACGTCGCCGGTGCGGCCGGCGAGATCAAGGcgggcaagggcaagaataTGCTGGGTCTGCTCAACCCACTGGTCGCCAGTCAGAACTTTGAGTACAAGATGTCCAACATTCTCGATAAGCCGCTCGAGTCCGTATTTGGTTACATCACTGTGTTGCCGGGTGCGCTGAGTGCCTACCGCTATTTTGCTCTGCAGAATGATGCCGATGGTCATGGCCCGTTGAACCAGTACTTCAAGGGTGAGACGCTACATGGCCAAGACGCGGATGTTTTCACCGCCAACATGTACCTGGCTGAGGATCGTATTCTCTGCTGGGAGCTCGTGGCTAAGCGCGAAGAGAGATGGGTCTTGAAGTTCGTCAAGAGTGCTGTGGGAGAGACTGATGTTCCAGACTCTATTCCAGAGTTCATCTCgcagcgacgacgatggcTCAACGGTGCTTTCTTCGCGGCCGTGTATTCGATTGTCAATGCGAAGCAGATCTGGAGCACCGATCATACCATTGCGCGGAAGATCTTGCTTCATATTGAATTTGTGTACCAGTTTTTGAATCTTCTCTTCACTTACTTTGGATTG GCAAATTTTTATCTTGCTTTTTACTTCATTGCTGGTTCTTTGACAGATAAACAGCTTGATCCCTTCGGTCATAATATCGGCCTCTATGTCTTCACCGTCCTGCGCTATGCCTGTGTTTTGGTCATGTGTTTGCAGTTCATCATTTCGATGGGTAATCGTCCGCAAGG CGCCAAAAAGCTTTATCTCTCTGGTATGATCGTGTACAGCTTCATCATGCTTTATACAATCTTCTGCGCGCTTTACCTCGTGGTGAAGGAGTTGATGGCCCGCGCCGGTCTCGACCACGACTCGTCCTTTAAGATTAGCGACACCCTGATGATGAACATCGTCTTGTCCATGCTGTCCACCGTCGGGCTGTACTTCTACACCTCATTCCTGTACTTGGACCCATGGCACATGTTCACATCTTCGGCCCAGTATTTCCTGCTGCTCCCTAGCTACATCTGCACACTGCAAGTGTACGCCTTCTGCAACACCCACGACGTGACATGGGGTACAAAGGGCGATAACGTTCTGAACACCGATCTGGGTGCTGCAAACGTGATCAACGGCTCAACAGTCGTCATTGAAATGCCCTCTGAACAACTGGACATCGACAGTGGATACGACGCCGCCCTCCGCAACCTCCGCGACCGCCTCGAAGTCCCGAAACCCCCCGTCTCCGACTCCCAACTGCAAGAAGACTATTACCGCGCCGTGCGCACATACATGGTCTCCGTGTGGATGGTCGCAAACGTCATTTTGGGAATGGCCGTCTCAGAAGTCTATGGCATCGACTCTGGCGGCACGAACATCTACTTGGCGATTATTCTCTGGTCCGTGGCTATTCTCGCCGCTATCCGCGCCACGGGATCAACCATCTACGCTATTTTGAATCTCGTCCACAAGATCGTGGAGGGGAAGACCAAGTTCGATGCAGGCAACATGACCAACTTCGCGCCCAGCTCGTATGGCGGGAGTAGTTTGGGCATGTCGTCGGATTCGGGCGTGACCTCTTCCCGCGCACCGAATTATGGCGGCGATTCCACTATGAAAGATCGCTTCGCTGAAGCCAGGTGGGCTGTTGGGAGGCAGCTTGGGAAAGCTATGTTTTGGAGAAGCTag
- a CDS encoding uncharacterized protein (ID:PFLUO_003654-T1.cds;~source:funannotate), with the protein MKFAIPLALSATSTVVLATGMQQQEPLARVTPSIVQNQQLTKYLIELAPYQTRWVTEEEKWELKLDGVTFMDVTDEFQSGAYGTLHTKQVVRYPVEMQQQPDVEPLLKQLSTDHMYKNLEHFTSFHTRYYKSETGIESATWLYDQVTSVLTESGATEHGATVTKFHHPWGQFSIIARIPGQTNNTVVLSAHQDSINLFLPSILAAPGADDDGSGTVTILESLRTLLRSETISHGQAPNTIEFHWYSAEEGGLLGSQAIYAQYKKDLRKIRAMLQQDMTGYVQGTLDAGLEESVGVIVDFVDPGLTSFIKEVINTYCDIPFVETKCGYACSDHASASRFGYPSAFVIESQFEHSDKKIHSTEDKMKYLSFEHMLQHAKMSLAFAYELAFAPF; encoded by the exons ATGAAGTTCGCGATTCCTCTTGCGCTGAGCGCAACATCTACGGTCGTGCTGGCCACGGgcatgcagcagcaagaacCACTCGCGCGCGTGACGCCCTCGATCGTCcagaaccagcagctcaCGAAATACCTCATCGAGTTAGCACCCTATCAGACACGATGGGtgaccgaagaagagaaatggGAGCTGAAACTG GATGGCGTCACGTTCATGGATGTCACGGATGAGTTCCAATCCGGGGCCTACGGCACCCTGCACACAAAACAGGTCGTCCGATACCCCGTCGAaatgcagcaacagccagATGTCGAGCCCCTTCTGAAGCAACTGTCCACGGATCACATGTACAAGAACCTCGAACACTTCACCTCCTTCCACACGCGATATTACAAGTCCGAGACGGGCATCGAGTCCGCAACATGGCTGTATGACCAAGTCACATCGGTGCTCACCGAGTCCGGGGCCACCGAGCACGGCGCGACCGTGACCAAGTTCCATCACCCATGGGGCCAGTTCAGCATCATCGCGCGCATCCCTGGCCAAACCAACAATACCGTGGTGCTGAGTGCGCACCAGGACAGCATCAACCTATTCCTTCCGTCGATCCTGGCTGCGCCAGGCGCGGATGACGACGGCAGTGGGACTGTCACCATCCTCGAATCCCTCCGGACCCTGCTGCGGTCCGAGACGATTTCGCACGGCCAGGCGCCGAACACAATCGAGTTCCACTGGTACtctgcggaggagggcgGCTTGCTGGGTTCTCAGGCTATCTACGCGCAATACAAGAAGGAcctgcgcaagatccgcgCCATGCTCCAGCAGGATATGACCGGCTATGTCCAGGGAACTCTGGATGCCGGTCTCGAGGAGTCTGTGGGGGTCATTGTCGACTTTGTCGACCCGGGACTCACCTCGTTCATCAAGGAAGTGATCAACACT TACTGCGACATCCCCTTTGTCGAAACCAAGTGTGGTTACGCATGCTCCGACcacgcctccgccagccgaTTCGGCTACCCCTCCGCCTTCGTCATTGAGTCTCAATTCGAGCACtccgacaagaagatccacTCGACCGAAGATAAGATGAAGTACCTGAGCTTCGAGCACATGCTGCAGCATGCGAAGATGAGCCTTGCCTTTGCCTACGAGCTGGCATTTGCGCCGTTTTAA
- a CDS encoding uncharacterized protein (ID:PFLUO_003653-T1.cds;~source:funannotate) — protein MSTSPTYTKELELASLAVQRAALLTKRLLSAVDKGFLDKSDDTPVTVADFAAQASIIAAIHNTFPDDDIVGEEDATALRADPALLERVWDLATTTHLDDEDSEALLSMPHTRDELLNLIDLGAKGNCGRSGRVWTLDPVDGTATFITGQQYAVCLSLVVDGCQTIGVLGCPNLLPGVDRVTEDIVDREGYGLLLHAVAGQGAFIRPMGRSALLPAQPLAQVPQITETKDLQFVDTLASTSPNLDVHARAAAHLGATWPNTVDLWSAQMRYVSIAVQGGCNAFIKVPRNPSYRSKIWDHAGGMLIVEELGCTVTDLEGRPVDCGLGRTLADCYGMVVAPTSVHARVVDAVREARQTAVDG, from the coding sequence ATGAGCACCTCCCCCACATACACGAAAGAGCTCGAGCTCGCCAGCCTCGCAGTCCAGCGCGCCGCACTTCTCACGAAACGcctcctctccgccgtcgACAAAGGCTTCCTCGACAAGAGCGACGACACACCCGTGACAGTAGCCGACTTTGCTGCGCAGGCctccatcatcgccgcgATCCACAACACATTCCCCGACGACGATATCGTaggcgaagaagatgccaCTGCCCTGCGCGCGGACCCGGCCCTCCTCGAACGGGTCTGGGACCTGGCTACGACGACACatctcgacgacgaggacagCGAGGCCCTTCTCTCCATGCCGCACACCCGCGACGAGCTCCTGAACCTGATTGATCTCGGCGCGAAAGGGAATTGTGGACGCAGTGGGCGCGTGTGGACTTTGGATCCCGTGGACGGCACGGCCACTTTCATCACGGGCCAGCAGTACGCTGTGTGTTTGagtctggtggtggatgggtgtCAGACGATCGGCGTGCTGGGGTGTCCGAATCTCCTACCGGGAGTGGACCGCGTCACAGAGGATATTGTCGACCGGGAGGGCTACGGACTACTTCTACACGCCGTCGCAGGCCAGGGCGCGTTTATCCGCCCGATGGGTCGCAGTGCTCTTCTTCCGGCACAGCCTCTCGCCCAGGTCCCTCAGATCACCGAGACCAAGGACCTCCAGTTCGTCGATACTCTGGCATCGACATCACCAAACCTTGACGTAcacgcccgcgccgccgcaCACCTAGGGGCTACCTGGCCCAACACCGTGGACCTGTGGTCGGCGCAGATGCGGTACGTGTCTATCGCCGTGCAGGGCGGGTGCAATGCGTTTATCAAAGTGCCGCGCAACCCCAGCTATCGATCCAAGATCTGGGACCACGCCGGCGGGATGCTCATCGTCGAGGAGCTGGGGTGTACCGTCACGGACCTGGAGGGCCGTCCCGTGGACTGTGGACTGGGCCGCACGCTAGCGGACTGCTATGGGATGGTCGTGGCGCCGACGTCGGTTCATGcgcgggtggtggatgccGTGCGCGAGGCGCGGCAGACGGCTGTAGATGGGTGA
- a CDS encoding uncharacterized protein (ID:PFLUO_003652-T1.cds;~source:funannotate), translated as MVNLNPFARRETHSSSALTTYRVLTIVSWALVVIVGIYYSLHSPDDVKHSHNIWKQARKHTTPFSQNTVVTGIYWILLLLSQVSYVWHLFSKDAALVSAAANVAGHFILNNLFVFAWILLWTRNHFWGAEIIVIAHFIHQSVTYWRHPALPAFVHLPAVAGPYAWTLFAVFWNGAVAVHSHSLPARIVANIFIWVILFIGLGHIVRRQDYILGDCLSLLALSLAVKQFSVKIIALQWIFAFVIFGVFLVTSTYVASTKYYGRDSLFRRIAAPESSDRERQPLLNDETA; from the exons ATGGTCAACCTCAACCCTTTTGCCCGTCGGGAGACTCACAGCTCCAGCGCCCTGACTACCTACCGGGTGCTCACCATTGTCTCGTGGGCCCTCGTCGTGATAGTCGGCATCTACTACTCCCTCCACTCGCCCGACGATGTCAAGCACAGCCACAACATCTGGAAGCAGGCCAGGAAGCACACCACCCCATTCAGTCAGAACACCGTCGTGACCGGCATCTACTG GATTTTGTTGCTTCTCTCCCAAGTTAGCTACGTCTGGCACCTCTTCTCCAAAGATGCCGCTCTTGTCAGTGCCGCCGCCAATGTAGCCGGCCACTTTATTCTCAACAacctcttcgtcttcgcctGGATCCTGCTCTGGACCCGCAACCACTTCTGGGGCGCTGAgatcatcgtcatcgcccaCTTTATCCACCAGAGTGTCACCTACTGGCGCCACCCGGCCCTGCCGGCCTTTGTGCACCTCCCGGCCGTCGCGGGACCCTATGCCTGGACGCTGTTCgcggtgttctggaacgGTGCGGTTGCCGTGCATAGCCATAGTCTGCCCGCAAGGATTGTGGCCAACATCTTTATCTGGGTGATCCTATTTATTGGGTTGGGACATATTGTCCGGCGACAGGATTATATCCTCGGTGATTGTTTGAGTCTCCTGGCTCTGT CACTCGCCGTCAAGCAGTTCAGCGTCAAGATCATCGCCCTGCAGTGGATCTTTGCCTttgtcatcttcggcgtCTTCTTGGTTACCTCGACTTATGTCGCGAGCACCAAGTACTACGGCCGTGACAGCCTCTTCCGTCGCATTGCCGCGCCGGAGAGTTCCGACCGCGAGAGACAGCCGCTGCTCAATGATGAGACGGCATGA